The proteins below come from a single Papaver somniferum cultivar HN1 chromosome 11, ASM357369v1, whole genome shotgun sequence genomic window:
- the LOC113323935 gene encoding N-terminal acetyltransferase A complex catalytic subunit NAA10-like produces MAEIRQATMFDISAIQACDLLCFPDEDPWDYFLYEEYIVFWPRLVYVAEDSVTGCIVGYVFAQVDGEGTENHGYIANLCVVPTHRKQGIAKELMDASQNALVQEYGSEYVSLHIRTSIAAKLMTAAQNALVQEYGCDCVYLHVRQSNYAAIDLYIKILGYIFHDTIAKFYVDGEDAYVMRKQLPGKQPDHLVLGFSHGGGCFWSKANAELLGLLDRLEIC; encoded by the exons ATGGCTGAAATCAGACAAGCAACAATGTTTGATATATCAGCGATTCAAGCTTGTGACTTGCTTTGCTTTCCGGATGAAGATCCTTGGGATTATTTTCTTTATGAAGAATATATAGTTTTTTGGCCTCGACTTGTTTATGTTGCAGAAGACTCTGTTACTGGTTGTATTGTGGGATATGTTTTTGCTCAGGTGGACGGAGAAGGCACCGAAAATCATGGTTATATTGCAAATTTATGTGTTGTTCCTACTCACCGTAAACAAGGGATTGCAAAGGAACTCATGGATGCTTCTCAGAACGCGTTAGTACAAGAATATGGGTCTGAATATGTTTCTCTTCATATTCGAACAA GCATTGCAGCCAAACTCATGACTGCTGCTCAGAACGCTTTGGTGCAAGAATATGGTTGTGACTGTGTATATCTTCATGTTCGTCAAAGTAATTATGCTGCAATTGATCTTTATATCAAAATATTAGGGTATATATTCCATGACACTATTGCAAAGTTTTATGTTGATGGCGAAGATGCTTATGTAATGAGGAAACAACTTCCAGGAAAACAGCCAGATCATCTTGTTCTTGGATTTAGTCATGGTGGAGGATGCTTCTGGAGTAAAGCTAACGCCGAGTTGCTGGGGCTACTGGACAGACTGGAAATTTGTTAG
- the LOC113323936 gene encoding N-terminal acetyltransferase A complex catalytic subunit NAA10-like, producing the protein MADIGQAIMFDIPAIQMKGEGTESHGYIANLGVVPTHRKLGIANKLMDAAQDALVKEYGSEHVSLHVRAGNQAAIDIYTEKLGYNYESVAPSYKDGEDAFVMRKQL; encoded by the exons ATGGCTGATATCGGACAAGCAATAATGTTTGATATACCAGCAATTCAA ATGAAAGGAGAAGGCACTGAGAGTCATGGTTATATTGCAAATTTAGGTGTTGTTCCTACTCATCGTAAACTAGGGATTGCAAACAAACTCATGGATGCTGCTCAGGACGCGTTAGTAAAAGAATATGGGTCTGAACATGTTTCTCTTCATGTTCGAGCAGGTAATCAGGCTGCAATTGATATTTATACTGAAAAGTTAGGATATAATTATGAGAGTGTAGCTCCTTCTTACAAGGATGGGGAAGATGCTTTTGTTATGAGGAAACAACTTTAA